TGGCCAGAGAGCTTGCTGTCCTTAAGGCATCTGGTAATCAGTGTTTGACAAGGCAACATTCCACACCAGAGAGGATCAAATTATAGACACAGATCAGAATCAGTATTCCTGGTGACTGGCAGCAGGAATCTTGAAAGCCCTCAGCCAGGGTAGAGGTGAGTTCAGTTTAAAGTTTTTGTCCCCACAAGTGATGTTTGTTATTCACAAGGTTCATATCCTCGTTTCCTGTAGAGGCAGTAGTGCTGGACCATAAAAACAATATCAAAGATGATGGAGAAGACACCCAGGCCAAACTTGGTTGGATCTCCAAAGATTAATTTCCACTGATCTGTCAAACACAAAATTAGAGTTAAGTCTATCTCCTCAAGTGTGGTCTTGTCTCAAGACTACGAGGTCATGCCATGCATGTTAGATAAGTTCATTATTATTACTTGGACTGCTTAGACACACCTTAGGACTGACTGGAGTGCACATCTTATGCAAAGCTAATTAATAACTGTTCCTGTGGTTTCTTCAGAATAGCTACTTCATTTTATATCTTGAGGGAGTATGAGCAGATTCTTTATTCTTTGTAAAAGAACAGCTCCCCATACCCCAGCACAAACATCATCCTCCTGAGGATAACCTGCTGGTTTATATCTTCACCCCATGAAGAAAGGCCCCAGCAGCTCAGTTCCAGGCTTACCATTGTTGTATGACTGCAAAAACATCTGGAGAAGGCTGAAGCTTCCGCCAGTGAAGTCCAGTAATACATTTCCAATACTCCATCCCTCAGTGCTTTTCCGACGGAAATTCATGTACGCCTGGGAGTGTAACAAGGAGTCAGTCAGTGTGTCAGGCACAGGCATTTGAGAGTAACATTTAAGCAGCTTCAGGCATAACTATGCCGGTTTTGTCACAAAAAGCCTTAATAAATAATCATTGGTGGGTTAGTGTAGTCAGACTTTCAAGAGCACACACAGCAGGCTTAAGAATgtagcagaaaagcaaaaaaagttcAGATTTAcctgaggaaaatattttatcagtGTGACTGCTAACTTAATGTAGGAGAAGCAGAATAAGAACTGTAGCCAAGTCATCTCCTCAGCTGCAGCAAGAAACAGCGTGGTGAAGGTGAAGATCCATGCAAGTGCCAGTAGTCCAACAACAACTTTGGATACTTTCTGACCTGCtctctgaaacagaaacatgGATACAGTTTGGTCTGGCCATACATCCCCAGACACTAAGATACAGTTTGTCCATGACTGTGCAACATTACAGTCCAAACCTGTTTTACCAGTCAGGCTGGTACCACAAGGGAACTTTAAAATTAAGCAAGTGCTACAGCAACCAGGTGTAGGTTTGCAAGAGCTGATGAGAAATATTCATATCAATATTTTGAAACACTGCTGTCCCTGAGTAAGGGGGGAAACAATTTGGGAGTATTTATAGTGCATAATCTGTAACAATCTCCCAAATTCAGTCTGATGATATGAAGAGTTCCTATGTATTCAAAAGGCTGATAATGCCATTATGGTAAAAGATGACTATTGCACCTGGcagtggggacagaggggctgtTACAGTTTTGGGTTTAGCATCACCAAAGGAAGAACACCAAGAGAGAAACAGTTACCATCTAGAGAAAATTGGCTTGTTCAGATCAGAGGCTTTTACATGAGAATTAAACAAAGAACCACCTGACTGTAAAAATCAATCAGTCTCACCTGAAAAGGTGTGAATTGTAAAAGGGCATTAACAGCTGTTTTAGGATaaaagaagttgaaaaaaaGCTGCAAGTTTGAATTGCTGTAATCTATATGCTGGCCAGAGATCTGCTTGGGAACTTTATGAATCTGGCTGTTTGCCTCAGTTGTTATGAGTCCCTAAGGAACTTATAAGCTCAGAACATCCATCAGGCTGAAGCAGATATGATCAGTGGAGTTGTTGCTAACTTAGGAAAGATGAAGGCAGCTGGATTGTGAAGCCTGGCTTTTGGGAAGGCAGTGACAGTGCAGTGAAGAGGATTTTGGAGCCCCAAAGGAGCGGTGAGGTGCCCGGCAGAGGGAGCTCTGCCAGAGCCGACAGATGAGCCCAGCACCCAGACCCACCTCGTAAATGCAGCACTGAACGATGGTGAGGAGAGTCAGAGTTACTGCGTGGAGACTGAAGAAAACATCATTGATGGCCACGGGGTTCACCCCGCTGGGATAACTGACCAAGAATTCCTCCTAAAGGTAAGAGAAGCCAAAACCAGCCACATGTTTTAATTCCCTTCTGTAGATACCCAACCCCTGGCAAGTATTTAGAGAGAATCATGCTCACCTTAATCAAGGGAATCCAGAAGAGGCCAATGTTAAATACACTGTATGCTATAAAGCCAGTGAGGTTTAATGCTATAAAGTCAAAGCTTAGTCCAACAACACTAGagtagggggggaaaaaaaaagagaaacatgcATCAGAGCATTACAGGCAGTTCCAGGGACAGCTTGACCCTAAAATGTACTGATTTACAGGCAATTTCTGATTAAGCAAAAGCCTCAGGCATTGTGACAACACAAGGCTGTGAGTTCATGAGGAAGCAAGGTGCAATAACACAGCTCTCACTGACCAGGTTGTGTCCCTGGTGTTTAACTTGACCCCTCCATAAGTTCAGCTTCTCTGATAAAGCCATTCCAGCCTGAGGCACTAGTGCATTTCTGCCAGAATAAATGCTTTAGTTCTTATATATAATAATGTTTCTACTTGGAGTCACTTAGTTTAAGGGGAGCTGGCCTAATGATAACACTACAAGGAAGGATCTGAGAAACAGCTCTCAAGACTGCAACCTTTAAAAGTGATCATCACAACTGGCTCAGGCAGATGATTTGCAACATCACACCAAAGGCAATGGGGAAGTCTCCTCTAATCACAAACTAGTACTGGATGCCAAACCTTAGGATCAGATGCACTTAGTCTCCCCTAACCTGCATGTATAAAAGCTCAGTGGGGCTGCAGTTTgccttggtttttttccccatctttccATGGATAATTCACAATAACAAAGATGGATGTAACTGAAGCTATGAACAGGATTTGCAGGAGTGCTTAAGTGACTTGCAAACACATCTTAAGCCTCTTTACCTTTTTCGTCGCCAGTTCTCAAAGAGTTGAGGATAAAAGGAGATGGACCAGGCAACAAAATAGATCCAGCCAATCACCTCATCAGCATATCTCACTATGATGCTATGGATCACTTGGAATCGAATCCTAGGTCTGATGGTTAATGCAAAAAGAATTAGTTTATTCATCTGTTCACACTTTTTTCAGGAGATTTTGTCTTGCTCTGCTTTGAGAGAGGAAATAGAGTTCAGGTGTTGAGACAAGACAACAAAGATTCAGTTGGTTGCAGTTGAGTTGCTCCCCTTTTCTTTAGTGTCCTTGTTATGTTCAGGACATCTCTCACTCCTACCCCCCCTTTCCTTCTTGCCTgactcttttcctttccattcttTTACCACAGGGATGTTCAAAAAGGTCATCTCGTGCCTGTGGCTTCCACTCTCTTAGCACAAGGTTCTGTTAGGCAAGAGAGAGTTGCACTTTCCATGCTCTGTCAGCAAAGCCTCATGATTGTGCCTGTCCTGTGAGGGTTCCACGTGCTCACCTCTGCATTTGCTTCGAGTCttaaaagcagaagcaaaaccAGGAAGTAAAACAGGAGCATCTTGTTGCTCAGTGACATCTGGGCAACAAGTGAATACTGTCCAGCTTTCTCCATCTTGCTAGACTTTTCCTGTGAGGGAGAACTGGCACCTGTGAGAAGAGGGCTGCCCTAACTAGAAAGCAAAGCACCTGTATGTCAAGGTAGTGATGTGGGTGCACAGCTGCACCAGGCTATTAGAAATCCAGAACAAAGCCTGCACAGAAAGATCAGTATCCCCCTGGACACTGACAACCAAATGCTTCCCAGACTGGAAAATCTGGCATGTAGTTTTCATGCTTTTGGGAAGGGTTATTAAAACCAGACTAAGGAGCTGTGATAACTCAGCTATCTAGTAATTAAATCTAAAATACCAAGATTATCACTCTGCTTCCATGCCCTCTATTTATCTGAACACCCTGGGGTTTGCTGGAGGTTATCACATCTTCTCAACTACATCTCACTTTACAACAAGGAGGGAATAGTTACCCCAAAGTTTAGAAAGCTATAGGAGAGTAAGTGGAACTAAAAAACAGCTTCTCACCCAGTTAAGTTGGAATTAGTGGCATAAAGATAAACTGTTACTTGTCCAACATCATCTGCTTTCACTTGGAAGTCTGCTTTAGTGTGACCTGCAGGGAACTGTACCTGCAAGGCAAAgtagagggaagagaaaggaattgCACCACACCAGCAGGAGCCTTTTGTTTAAGATCACAAATCTGTTCTGTCACTTACTTCATCAGGCAGTTCAACGATGGTGCTGTTCTTTGAGGAGTGTGTAGTATTAAGAGTTATCACCAGTGTCTCATTTAATGGAGCCCTGTgaaggcagaagaaaacaggTCAGGCTGGTGCCTGAGTTCAGAGATTGCTGCAGGCATGTGGGGGAGTATCTGCTAAATCCTCTCAGCAATGAGCAGCCCACACACAGCAGTCCCTGCCTGGTACTCGGAGAAACACCAGCACCCAAGTGTGTGAACATTGTACTGGTTCTTTTATCTGAACCAGAGAGGGCACGAGACATTATGTGGCCACATTTTAGCTCCCTCTTCTCCAAACAAGTGGCAGAGCAAAGTCATTGCCACCAGGATCCCATCCTTGTGCTCACTAATCCTTGCTGGTAAGGAGGGGCAGAAACAATGCCCATGTACTTGGGGTGATGAAGGACAGAAATTACAGCAgtaagacaaaacaaaaaaaaactaaaaaaaaaaccctctctgaGTGACACAGTCCTGCATATCTTCCCTAGAGAACTCCACTGAGCATTTGTCCAGGAGGCTATCCTTCTAGGAAATGCAAGTTTCTCTTAAGCATCAACTTTTAGAAATGGAGGAACTGTAAATTCATTTATGGAGGACAGCCCCTGTTCCAAAGGGAAAGTAAAGCTGCAATCATGACTTTACCTCAGAGAGATGGTGACGTTTGTTGAACTTCCACTTTCTAAAGAAACCACTTCAGGGACAGACAATACAATGACTCcatctggggggaaaaaaaacacccacacAAATCTCAATTACTATGAACAGCTTCTTCAGAAGAACAACCTATTTTCTTTTGTGCCATAGACATTTTGTCAGCTGGTACCTGCAGTATCAGATCAATCACATTAGTACACATGAAAAACAGCAAAGGCAGTACAGCAACTAAAGGTACTGAAGTTAAGGTGACTAAACAACTTAAAAGGAGAAGTAAATAATTGTCACTTGAAGATTTTGGAAGGAAGCAATTTAAATACGTGAAGTTCAACAAAAGGTTATGCCAAGTGAAGACCACAGAATACTGCCACACTGATTCTTGATGTGACCCTAGTAATCTAAGAGTCATAAATGCCCCaaatttagtttaaaattacttcttgGATCACAAATTCAAACCAGGTGCCCAGATATCCAAGAGAATGTACATTTACTATGTTAGTACTTCAAGAATCTCAAGCACCTTACTTACAGTGCTCTGAAATATTGAATTAAGGGGTACGTTGTACAACACCTCAGCTATGTTGTGCCACATCATGCTCTTAAGAGGCCAAGATTCCAAGTGCCAGTACAACAACTATCAAAACGTGAAGCTGGTCAGATGTCATCAATTTTGACAGGTGGAATCCAAGCCTATTTTATTCATTATGTGTTTAAAAGACACGAGAGACAAGGGGAAAGAACAAAGAGCCATATAAAAATAAGACCAGAAACGGAGAGATAAACAGTTTGCACAGCTTGGCCTGgacactttctttctttttactgttGGCACATATTACACAGTGTTCTAAAAAGTTATTTCAGTGCAGAGGAGGTAGTCAGTTTATCACTGGCTGCATCCCAGGCAGTATTTAATCTGCTTCTACAGATTTTGGAGTGTGAGGCGAGGGCTCCCCCACAACAGTGCCTGGGCAGAGCACTGACACCAAGCCAAGGTAAGGTGTGAGAGAAGAGCTGATGGGAGCGTGTCACGGGTATCCCTGGAGAGCTGTAATGGGATAACTGGAGAGCTGCCCTCTTCCACCTCTTACTGGTCTGGAGCCCTGGGGGGCCAAACTGGGATGACCAAACACTCACCGCCAGGCCCCGGCAGCACAAGAAAGAGGCTCAGCAGAGCGGGGAGCAGGTACCGCGTCCTCATGgtggaaaagctgcagagaaaGCGGGGAGAAGCTTTGCTCAGGTCCCACGCGTTTCGAGGGGGGCACAGCCCATCCCCTCAGGCGGCAGCCGAGGCAAATAGCTCCCCTCCCAGCACCGcggcccccagcccggccgagGGACCCCCAGCACCGCTCAGAAAGTACCGATCTCCCAGTCCCTCTGTGTGCCCGGACTCCCCGGGGACATCTTTACATCTTTACTTCAGCTCTTTTCCCGTGACggacccccccccagccccaacgCGCGGGACTACAAATCTCGGCAGCCCCCGCGCCCTCGCCAGCCCCCGCCGCTGGCAGCGCGCCGCGGGGCACGCTGGGACTTGTAGTCCCGCCGCCCTCTCCTCGGGAGCCCTGGCGGAGAGGGGCACCCGGTGCTTTGGGACACGCGGCGGTGCCGGGGAGCGGGAGGACACCCACCTCCTTCAGCGCCCGGCGCCGTCCCGGTTCTTCCCTTTTCAGCTCTCACGTGAGGCGATCGCCTGTGGACTCCCCGCCCAGCGCCCACCGCGTCGCTGCGGCCGCCCCCGGGGCCATCTTGGGTGTGGCGGAGCGGGTCTGTGAGGGGGGAGGGTTGCGAGAGGGGACGAGGCGGGCTGGGTGCTGTCCTGGTTTGATTTGTGTCAAGAAGTCTGGTTTTCGACAAAAAGTCTAGCTTAAGGGTGCGCGTGTCAGCGgagagggctggggaaggggcggTTTGtcactctctgggtgaagggGTAGTGGCCGGGGAGTGCTGAGGGGGAGGCACCCTCAGACTGAGGGCAAAGTCCAG
This is a stretch of genomic DNA from Pseudopipra pipra isolate bDixPip1 chromosome 21, bDixPip1.hap1, whole genome shotgun sequence. It encodes these proteins:
- the CTNS gene encoding cystinosin, with protein sequence MRTRYLLPALLSLFLVLPGPGDGVIVLSVPEVVSLESGSSTNVTISLRAPLNETLVITLNTTHSSKNSTIVELPDEVQFPAGHTKADFQVKADDVGQVTVYLYATNSNLTGPRIRFQVIHSIIVRYADEVIGWIYFVAWSISFYPQLFENWRRKSVVGLSFDFIALNLTGFIAYSVFNIGLFWIPLIKEEFLVSYPSGVNPVAINDVFFSLHAVTLTLLTIVQCCIYERAGQKVSKVVVGLLALAWIFTFTTLFLAAAEEMTWLQFLFCFSYIKLAVTLIKYFPQAYMNFRRKSTEGWSIGNVLLDFTGGSFSLLQMFLQSYNNDQWKLIFGDPTKFGLGVFSIIFDIVFMVQHYCLYRKRGYEPCE